The Drosophila suzukii chromosome X, CBGP_Dsuzu_IsoJpt1.0, whole genome shotgun sequence DNA window ACATGGCGCTTCAACTCGACCTCGGGTCGCTGGAGTCTCAGGGCCAGGGTGTTTATGATCTCCGGATAGCTGACTGATCGCGATTGTTCCTTAATCAGTGAGAGGACGGCGGTGAAGAGGTCCGGAAGTGGCTGTTTGCGCCAGCGGACATAGGGTTTGCCGCCATGACGCTGCACTGGATGCATCAGCTGatgatggtgatgatgatgatgatggttaCCTTGGAGGGGCGGAAAGTCCTGGTCCAGGAAGTGTGATGGCGTGGGCAGTAGGGGCTGGGAGACGGCCGCCAGAACCCCCTGCGAAATGGCCGGAAGTAGGGGTAGCGATACCGCCGGAAGCAGTGATTGCGGAACCGGAAGTGGTAGCTGAACCGGAACCAGCGAACCAATGCCCAGCAAAGAGGGCTTAAAGACAGCCGCCTCGGCATTCAGTCGAAAGTGCGAGGGAGCACTGTGGCTCGGCTTGGGCAAGAGTCCGCCATCATAGAGGGTCTCCACTGTGGCACCGGGCATCGTATAGGCCATGGCATCGGCATTCAACTTGGAGTTGGCCGCCTTCAGCAGGACGGAGGCAGAGGGCTTCAGCTTCTCGAGAAGATCCTTGTCCAGCTCCTTTTTGCGCACCGCCAGCGAATCGCCCTCCTCCGTCTTGCACTCCGTTTCCTTGACGACACTGCTCTTGACACTCGGCGAATCACCATTATCTTGGGCAGGGCCATGGGCGTTGGCGTGGGGGACTTGGCCTTGGGGCCCCATTGGTCCACCAACTCCAGTCCCAGATCCATGTCCTTGCCCCTGATCGCTGCTCGTGCTGGTGCTGCTCGTGGTGCTGGTACTGCTGCTGGTGCTATTCGCACTGCTGCCGCCCTCCAAATGTCCACCCATATCCAGGTCGAGATCCCGCTGGAGACCCAGTCCCAGACCCCCCAGGCCCATGTGCATTTGGCGGGTCAGGTGCTGCATCTTGTGGCCCAAGCCCAAGTTGAGATTCAGACCGGATGTGAGATGCAGTTGGTGGTGCAGGTGCTGCTGCAGCTGGCTCAATTGTGTCAGATGATTTAGCTGAGTTAACCGATTCAACTGGCTCAACTGGCTCAGCTGGTTCAGTTGGTTCAGTTGGTTTAGCTGGTTCAGCTGATTGAGATGGCGATTCAGTGGATGATAGTGACGAAGATGATGATGGTGGGGTCCACCAATGGCACCACCCAGCTTGGAGCCCAATATCAAACTGTGCCGGGCGGCCAATGCTTGTTGCGACAAATCGCCGAGCTTCAGATGCAGGTCCTCCATAGTGCTCTTCCTTTGCCAGGATTTACTCGTTTgcgaatttaaaaatttcgaATACTTTTCGATATTCCCAAATGCGTGGGCGATCTTTCGACGAGGGCGAGATATAGTTTTTTGAGTTGCGATCTCTGAACGGCGCTTCTTCAGATGCGATTTCGGCTCGGGGATTCGGTAGTTGGTGGCTGTTCTCGGGACTTTTCCTTTACCTTTTTTTGTAGCGGCTTCGTTGGGCTTATCTGGGGTTATCTGATTACGGTCTGGAGGAAAACCGGGAAAACAGGCTGTCTTTACACTTAGGACCAATAACCCAACGGAAGAACACGGTACAGATACGTTAATTTACAACAGTTTTTTGTGTGCTGCCGAAAGAGAAATTTTGCCGATCGAATGAAGGGTGTATGTGTTATGTATTATATTTACACAAGCCTCTAAGTGAAGTACGCTTAAATCGAAAATCTTAGCCTGCTGCCAAGTTGCTTCTTATAAAATACATACGAAATACAATCTTAGTTTAAGTAATGAAATAAATACAACTAGTGTACAATAAAgggattaaaatattttataagttCAATTGCTTTATCCGTATCAGTATCCTTAAGTTAAAATATCTATACCATAATTTACAAAccttttaaataataatttaatacatttttccTATACATCATAAATATATCTCTTAGATACCTTACAATAATTTCAAATTTCATATCTGAAAACTCAGAAAACTCATCTCAAAGGGGCGTGTTGAGAGAAGCCCCACAATACCAAATTTAGTTCTTTGGTCCCAAAAAGGAAAACTGAATGTCTCTTATGGGGTGGAAAACGCAGACTCAATGTGTACattgcataaataaaaagg harbors:
- the LOC108016664 gene encoding uncharacterized protein, which gives rise to MEDLHLKLGDLSQQALAARHSLILGSKLGGAIGGPHHHHLRHYHPLNRHLNQLNQLNQLNQLNQLSQLSQLNRLTQLNHLTQLSQLQQHLHHQLHLTSGLNLNLGLGHKMQHLTRQMHMGLGGLGLGLQRDLDLDMGGHLEGGSSANSTSSSTSTTSSTSTSSDQGQGHGSGTGVGGPMGPQGQVPHANAHGPAQDNGDSPSVKSSVVKETECKTEEGDSLAVRKKELDKDLLEKLKPSASVLLKAANSKLNADAMAYTMPGATVETLYDGGLLPKPSHSAPSHFRLNAEAAVFKPSLLGIGSLVPVQLPLPVPQSLLPAVSLPLLPAISQGVLAAVSQPLLPTPSHFLDQDFPPLQGNHHHHHHHHQLMHPVQRHGGKPYVRWRKQPLPDLFTAVLSLIKEQSRSVSYPEIINTLALRLQRPEVELKRHVPHTLHAAVNNGYLKKDGNRYTLVSEMEQLEIMRRNQEAAMRAKELEKEPLSWRKR